Proteins from a single region of Phycisphaeraceae bacterium D3-23:
- a CDS encoding ion channel, with product MPLTIAMSIALVLLTTGIHLVFFSTIARAGNPRAQISDLRFYYLMLGIFGVHLIDIALYAFAYYLASDVFGIGALEGSPSEGALGHFYASAVIYTTLGFGDVLPQGHMRCLVATESLNGLLFIAWSASFMFAAMGRTLQQPEAEPRRPARES from the coding sequence ATGCCGCTCACAATCGCGATGAGTATCGCCCTGGTACTCCTGACCACGGGGATCCACCTTGTCTTCTTCTCGACGATTGCGCGTGCCGGTAACCCGCGCGCCCAAATCTCTGACCTGCGGTTCTACTACCTCATGCTCGGGATATTCGGGGTCCACCTGATCGACATCGCTCTCTACGCCTTCGCCTACTATCTGGCCTCCGATGTGTTTGGGATCGGGGCGCTGGAGGGATCGCCATCGGAAGGGGCACTTGGCCATTTCTACGCCTCCGCCGTGATCTACACGACGCTGGGCTTTGGGGATGTCTTGCCACAGGGACACATGCGATGCCTCGTCGCCACCGAATCGCTCAACGGGCTCTTGTTTATCGCATGGTCGGCGTCCTTCATGTTCGCGGCGATGGGGCGGACCTTACAGCAGCCAGAAGCCGAACCCCGTCGCCCCGCCCGAGAGTCCTGA
- a CDS encoding APC family permease translates to MKQEHHHDDYQQNSLSLLGAVSMGTGVMIGAGIFALTGQLAEHAGGLFPLAFLAAAVVTGFSAYSYVKVCRVAPSAGGVAMILKKCYGPGTITAGCSLLMYFSMVINESLVARTFGTYTLQLFDAKGQDWLVPALGVGLLVVAFLVNIAGNKVIGNLSKFTAAVKVGGIALLAAVGLWASGLSFEADPTAPAQSMPVIGFLTATALGILAYKGFTTITNSGAELVEPKKNVGRAIIISIAICVVLYLLISLAVAGSLTVQEIIGARDYALAEAARPVFGKAGVGFTVGLAIVATVSGVIASVFAVSRMLAMLTDMDLVPHRHFGMPGRIQKHTLVYTIVLAMLLTIFLDLSRIATIGAIFYIVMDMAIHWGILRKIREEVEASAWVLITALSLDAAVLAALLLTQARNDPLVLGIAGAGFILIFGGETLYLRKKETE, encoded by the coding sequence ATGAAACAAGAACACCACCACGACGACTACCAGCAAAACTCACTCTCTCTGCTCGGTGCTGTCTCCATGGGCACCGGCGTGATGATCGGGGCGGGGATTTTCGCGCTCACCGGGCAGCTCGCCGAGCACGCCGGGGGGCTGTTCCCGCTGGCTTTTCTCGCCGCCGCAGTCGTCACGGGCTTCAGCGCCTACAGCTACGTCAAGGTCTGCCGGGTTGCCCCCTCCGCGGGCGGGGTCGCAATGATCCTGAAGAAGTGCTACGGGCCGGGCACGATCACGGCGGGCTGCTCGCTGCTCATGTACTTCTCGATGGTCATCAACGAGAGCTTGGTCGCCCGCACCTTCGGCACCTACACCCTCCAGCTATTCGATGCCAAGGGCCAGGACTGGCTAGTCCCCGCGCTGGGCGTCGGCCTGCTCGTCGTTGCGTTCCTGGTCAACATCGCGGGGAACAAGGTCATCGGGAATCTCTCGAAATTCACCGCCGCCGTGAAGGTCGGCGGGATTGCACTGCTTGCTGCCGTTGGGCTCTGGGCCTCAGGCCTGTCGTTTGAGGCCGACCCAACGGCCCCTGCCCAATCGATGCCAGTCATCGGGTTCCTTACGGCCACGGCTCTGGGCATCCTGGCCTACAAGGGATTCACCACAATCACCAACAGCGGCGCGGAGCTGGTCGAGCCCAAGAAGAACGTCGGGCGAGCGATCATCATCTCGATCGCGATCTGTGTAGTGCTTTACTTGTTGATCTCGCTGGCCGTGGCCGGTTCACTGACGGTCCAGGAGATCATCGGCGCTCGGGACTATGCATTGGCCGAAGCGGCACGCCCGGTCTTCGGCAAAGCGGGGGTCGGCTTCACGGTTGGGCTCGCGATCGTCGCGACAGTCTCGGGCGTCATTGCGAGTGTCTTCGCCGTTTCGCGGATGCTTGCCATGCTGACCGACATGGACCTGGTCCCCCACCGCCACTTCGGAATGCCTGGCCGTATCCAGAAACACACGTTGGTCTACACCATCGTGCTGGCCATGCTCCTAACGATCTTCCTGGACCTCTCCCGGATCGCCACGATCGGGGCCATCTTCTACATCGTCATGGATATGGCGATCCACTGGGGTATCCTCCGGAAAATCCGGGAGGAAGTCGAGGCCAGTGCCTGGGTGTTGATTACGGCGCTGTCGCTGGACGCCGCCGTCTTGGCTGCGCTACTGTTGACCCAGGCCCGCAACGATCCGCTGGTCCTCGGGATCGCGGGCGCAGGTTTCATCTTGATCTTCGGGGGCGAAACGCTTTATCTACGAAAGAAGGAAACCGAATAA
- a CDS encoding cation transporter codes for MKHEYKITGMHCGACVEKVRSALESVEGVEEAEVTLKPPRASVTMAQHIETEKLTQAVAAKGSYGLEEPDRGQEHDANTDDDGEGREQDDESLYPLFLIVGYIAGAVLLVGYATDQWGPMVMMRHFMAGFFLVFSFFKLLDPAGFVSAYRGYDLIARRSATYARTYPFIELALGIVYLINVLPIVVNIVTLVLMLVGAAGVLKALLDKRAIRCACLGTALNLPMTKVTLVEDLTMAGMAAVMLIIYVL; via the coding sequence ATGAAGCACGAATACAAGATCACCGGGATGCACTGTGGGGCGTGCGTCGAGAAAGTCCGGTCTGCGTTGGAATCCGTGGAAGGCGTCGAAGAAGCCGAGGTCACACTCAAGCCACCGCGCGCCTCGGTCACGATGGCTCAACACATCGAAACCGAGAAGCTCACGCAGGCGGTGGCCGCGAAAGGCAGCTACGGGCTGGAAGAGCCAGATCGGGGACAAGAGCATGACGCTAACACTGATGATGACGGCGAAGGCCGTGAGCAGGACGACGAAAGTCTCTACCCGCTATTCCTGATCGTCGGGTACATCGCCGGAGCCGTGCTGCTGGTCGGGTATGCGACTGACCAGTGGGGCCCGATGGTCATGATGCGGCACTTCATGGCCGGGTTCTTCTTGGTCTTCTCGTTCTTCAAGCTGCTGGACCCCGCTGGTTTTGTCTCCGCCTATCGCGGCTACGACCTGATCGCGCGCCGCTCAGCCACCTATGCCCGGACGTACCCGTTCATCGAGCTGGCCTTGGGCATCGTCTACCTGATCAACGTGCTGCCCATCGTGGTCAATATCGTGACGCTCGTCCTGATGCTGGTCGGCGCGGCAGGTGTCCTCAAAGCACTGCTCGACAAACGCGCCATCCGCTGCGCCTGCCTGGGCACCGCCCTCAACCTGCCGATGACCAAGGTGACCCTCGTCGAGGATTTGACCATGGCAGGGATGGCGGCTGTGATGCTCATCATTTACGTTTTGTAG
- a CDS encoding cation transporter gives MSGCGCGSADAASLERRALFWLLGINGVMFFGEAVVGWLSESTALLADSLDMLADACVYAIALLAVGRSSRLQSTAAGTSGILQIALGLGVFVEVMRRYLYGSEPVSVAMMVVGSVALVANTACLAILAKHRNNGAHMRASWIFSTNDVIANLGVILSGGLVLMLGSRIPDLIIGGIISVVVLRGGVKILRTSRD, from the coding sequence ATGTCCGGGTGTGGATGTGGATCGGCGGATGCGGCTTCCCTCGAACGGCGGGCGCTATTCTGGTTGCTAGGCATCAACGGGGTGATGTTTTTCGGTGAGGCCGTGGTCGGCTGGCTGAGCGAATCGACCGCGCTGCTCGCCGACTCCTTGGACATGCTGGCCGACGCTTGTGTGTACGCGATCGCCCTTCTAGCGGTCGGCCGTTCGTCGCGGCTTCAATCCACCGCCGCAGGCACGAGCGGCATCCTTCAAATCGCATTGGGGCTGGGGGTGTTCGTCGAGGTGATGCGGCGGTACTTGTACGGAAGCGAGCCGGTGAGCGTTGCGATGATGGTCGTCGGTAGCGTTGCCCTCGTCGCCAACACCGCCTGTCTCGCTATCCTCGCCAAGCACCGTAACAACGGGGCCCACATGCGGGCGTCTTGGATTTTCTCAACCAACGACGTGATTGCAAACCTCGGGGTGATTCTCTCCGGCGGCCTGGTGCTGATGCTTGGGAGCAGGATCCCCGACCTCATCATCGGTGGAATCATCAGCGTGGTGGTTCTCCGTGGCGGCGTAAAAATCCTCCGCACTTCCCGTGATTGA
- a CDS encoding metalloregulator ArsR/SmtB family transcription factor, with amino-acid sequence MHGQDAERVGLLFKSLSQPTRLRILHALIREDPLSVSDLATRIGMTVQAVSNQLQRLTESGVVGCERVGVQAFYRVVDPCVPVLIERGWCHVEEYPGSPSDAAAGGTRASA; translated from the coding sequence ATGCATGGTCAGGACGCCGAACGCGTGGGCTTGCTCTTTAAGAGCCTTTCCCAACCGACTCGTCTTCGGATTCTGCACGCCCTGATCCGGGAGGACCCGCTTAGTGTTAGCGACCTTGCGACACGCATCGGCATGACGGTTCAGGCCGTCTCCAATCAGCTCCAACGCCTGACCGAGTCGGGTGTGGTTGGCTGCGAGCGCGTGGGCGTGCAGGCCTTCTACCGCGTGGTGGACCCTTGTGTGCCGGTCCTGATCGAGCGCGGCTGGTGCCACGTCGAGGAGTACCCCGGCTCGCCATCAGATGCGGCGGCAGGCGGCACGCGAGCGTCGGCCTGA
- a CDS encoding TolC family protein — translation MDLPETRPLIRDLPRHAAPADPKRQHHDGTGPAVSGELSLRDALAAALLHNPRLHASAWGPRVEEANRLQAGLRPNPEAEIEFENFAGSGELSGAEALETTLMLSQLIELGGKRDSRVRVAEEAWRVSAFDYEADRLAVLTETATRFVRVLEIQQRVQLAERTRDLAEESRRVIDRRVQAGDVSPIDEIRARLESESARITADRLNRDLDAARRDLSAMWDQDEPTYTALIGSLDQLGPNPSLADLSIQIDAHPDVRRWAAEADRLAAAVELERARGVPDVNAGLGVRYENEISDAALVAGVSVPLPIVDRNQGNILAARLRAAQAIDEGRAVRRELATRLGRAHARMSAAYHEAQAITDVLLPASRDAYEATRRGYEEGKVPYLSVLDAQRTLFDTEAQRLEALAEYHTALVEVEGLIATPLDAVDSGMTPPPPTPGDQP, via the coding sequence TTGGACTTGCCCGAGACCCGGCCGCTGATCCGCGACCTGCCCCGGCACGCCGCGCCCGCCGACCCCAAACGCCAACACCACGACGGGACAGGGCCCGCTGTATCGGGCGAGCTGTCGTTGCGGGATGCGCTCGCGGCGGCGCTGCTCCACAACCCGCGGCTACACGCCTCGGCCTGGGGGCCACGCGTTGAAGAAGCCAACCGGCTCCAGGCGGGGCTGCGGCCCAACCCCGAGGCCGAGATCGAGTTCGAGAACTTCGCGGGGTCGGGCGAGCTGAGCGGGGCCGAAGCCCTTGAAACCACGCTCATGCTCAGCCAACTGATCGAGCTCGGCGGCAAGCGAGATTCACGCGTCCGCGTGGCGGAAGAAGCCTGGCGGGTGTCCGCCTTCGATTACGAGGCCGATCGTCTCGCGGTCCTGACGGAGACCGCAACGCGATTTGTGCGGGTGCTGGAAATCCAGCAGCGGGTTCAGCTCGCCGAACGGACACGTGATTTAGCCGAAGAAAGCCGCCGGGTCATCGACCGGCGGGTGCAGGCCGGGGATGTCTCGCCGATCGACGAAATCAGGGCCCGGCTCGAAAGCGAGTCGGCCCGCATCACCGCAGACCGGTTGAATCGTGACCTGGACGCGGCCCGTCGCGACCTGAGCGCTATGTGGGATCAGGACGAGCCGACCTACACGGCCCTGATCGGTTCGCTTGACCAGCTCGGCCCGAATCCGTCGCTGGCCGACCTGTCCATACAGATCGACGCTCACCCCGACGTTCGGCGTTGGGCGGCGGAAGCGGACCGCTTGGCGGCCGCGGTTGAGCTGGAGCGGGCCAGGGGCGTGCCGGATGTCAATGCGGGGCTGGGGGTCCGCTATGAGAACGAGATCAGCGACGCGGCCTTGGTAGCGGGGGTGTCGGTGCCGCTGCCGATTGTTGATCGGAACCAGGGCAACATCCTTGCTGCCCGATTGCGTGCGGCCCAGGCGATTGATGAGGGCCGGGCGGTCCGCCGCGAGCTGGCGACGCGACTTGGTCGAGCGCACGCCCGGATGTCGGCCGCATACCACGAAGCCCAAGCGATCACCGATGTGCTGCTGCCCGCGTCGCGCGACGCCTATGAGGCGACCCGCCGCGGCTACGAAGAGGGCAAAGTTCCCTACCTCAGCGTGCTCGACGCGCAGCGCACGCTATTCGATACCGAGGCCCAGCGGCTCGAAGCCCTGGCCGAATACCACACCGCACTGGTCGAAGTCGAGGGGTTGATCGCAACCCCGCTCGACGCCGTTGATTCAGGAATGACTCCACCACCCCCAACCCCAGGAGACCAACCATGA
- a CDS encoding efflux RND transporter periplasmic adaptor subunit, with translation MSPVTHPWLRGLAATSLIAALALLSACGGEDTSSVESDEDAAAPVAHTHADGSTCYICDADQREAGRLWCTEHGRYEDRCWLCQPQLEDPDRPYCKEHFLYEDECHLCNPALREGGSSPSGDAGAAAPSATPALFCNEHGVPELECGICQPQLAGTLAPGESLSIRMPSARSAELAGLTVERPGHGSATASLQLLGEVRYNENRRASVTPLAAGVLTDIRVDVGESVEAGQVLAVLNSATAAEAKSAYLSALAELDVKTAAYEREQRLAEENIAARRDLQEAEGAHRLAVLAVNQTRQRLFNLGFTEKDVQSIEDTQSASSDLLIRAPFAGTVIERSAALGEAVDSEAIFAIADLSTMWIDLAIPEDQAIHLAKGGAVSAHVRARPGQPVAGEIIWISPQIDEQTRMVRGRALVPNDDGTLRHGMFTEVTAVVGTPTESLQVPADAVHQLDGGTFLFVRNEADLYALRRVEVGPRSASGAASILAGLDPSESVVTGGSFTMRTEFLKSRLGAGCVDD, from the coding sequence ATGAGTCCCGTTACCCACCCCTGGCTCAGAGGCCTCGCGGCCACCAGCCTTATCGCCGCATTGGCCTTGCTGTCCGCTTGCGGAGGCGAGGACACCAGTTCCGTGGAATCGGATGAAGACGCCGCCGCGCCGGTCGCGCACACGCACGCAGATGGCAGCACCTGTTACATCTGCGACGCCGATCAACGTGAGGCCGGACGCCTGTGGTGCACCGAACACGGCCGCTACGAAGACCGGTGCTGGCTGTGCCAGCCTCAGCTCGAAGACCCGGACCGGCCGTATTGCAAAGAGCATTTCCTGTACGAAGACGAGTGCCACCTGTGCAACCCCGCGCTGCGGGAGGGCGGTTCTTCGCCCTCCGGCGACGCCGGGGCGGCCGCCCCAAGCGCGACACCCGCATTGTTTTGTAACGAACACGGGGTGCCCGAGCTGGAGTGCGGCATCTGCCAGCCCCAGCTCGCGGGCACGCTGGCCCCCGGCGAGTCCCTCAGTATTAGGATGCCTTCCGCCCGCTCGGCCGAGTTGGCTGGCCTTACGGTCGAACGACCGGGACACGGCTCGGCCACCGCGTCCCTCCAACTGCTGGGCGAGGTGCGCTACAACGAGAACCGCCGCGCTTCGGTCACACCGCTCGCCGCGGGTGTGTTGACCGATATCCGGGTCGATGTCGGTGAATCGGTCGAGGCGGGGCAGGTCCTGGCGGTCCTGAACTCGGCCACTGCGGCCGAGGCCAAGTCGGCCTACCTCTCGGCTTTAGCGGAACTCGACGTGAAGACGGCCGCCTACGAGCGTGAGCAACGCCTGGCGGAGGAAAACATCGCCGCCCGCCGCGACTTGCAGGAGGCCGAGGGGGCGCACCGCCTCGCGGTCCTGGCGGTCAATCAAACCCGCCAGCGTCTCTTCAACCTGGGCTTTACCGAGAAGGACGTGCAGTCGATCGAGGACACGCAGTCGGCCAGCTCGGACTTGTTGATCCGTGCCCCGTTCGCAGGGACCGTGATCGAACGTAGCGCCGCGCTCGGTGAGGCGGTCGACTCTGAGGCGATCTTCGCCATCGCCGACCTGTCTACGATGTGGATCGATCTGGCGATCCCCGAAGACCAAGCCATCCACCTGGCGAAGGGCGGGGCGGTGTCCGCCCACGTCCGAGCGCGGCCGGGACAACCCGTCGCTGGTGAAATCATCTGGATCAGCCCGCAGATTGACGAACAGACCCGCATGGTCCGCGGCCGAGCACTGGTGCCCAATGACGACGGCACCCTGCGGCACGGCATGTTTACCGAGGTAACGGCGGTCGTCGGCACCCCAACGGAATCGTTGCAGGTTCCGGCCGATGCGGTCCACCAACTCGACGGCGGGACATTCCTCTTCGTGCGTAACGAAGCGGACCTCTACGCGCTGCGGCGGGTCGAAGTCGGCCCGCGATCTGCATCGGGCGCGGCCTCGATTTTGGCTGGCCTGGACCCGAGCGAGAGCGTGGTCACCGGCGGGAGCTTCACGATGCGGACCGAGTTCCTCAAGTCCCGGCTGGGTGCCGGTTGCGTTGACGACTAA
- a CDS encoding CusA/CzcA family heavy metal efflux RND transporter, with amino-acid sequence MLARLIEFSLKNRILVMLLFAIACAAGIYRLVQLPVDAFPDTTPVQVQINTIAPALSPEEIEQQITLPVELSIGGLPGLQNVRSVSKFGFSQVVATFDDDTEIIDARQYVTERLSTVELPEGVGRPELGPIATGLGEVFHYTISSDDPDRSIEELRTIHDWVIKPELRKVPGVAEVNSWGGHERQYHVVINPEALIKYGFTMDQVLEALRRNNANVGGGQLVTSGEARIVRGVGRVSSIEQIENIVVASNDGTPVLIRDVASVEIGSEIRRGAVSASGEGEVVLGLAFMLMGENSQEVTEQLRERLDSLEPSLPDDVKVEVVYDRTTLVDKVIETVKHNLVIGAALVVLTLLFLLGNIRAGILVAVAIPISALFAVQGMHEFAIAASLLSLGAIDFGILVDGSVVMTEANLRGLKKRQRELGRKLTSDERLQSIAESSAHVVRPIVFGMAIIALVFVPVLTLEGTEGKLFRPMAWTFIFALAGALLIAVFLSPVLSYYFLPRRTKPKEGPISRAMSGSYGWLVGKALRLRWLILILVVGLLSVAGYRSTQMGGEFVPKLSEGSITINTIRLAGVSIEESVRYNTRIEQVLLEEFPDEIEHVWSRIGTAEVATDPMGIELTDIFMTLKPRSEWTRATTQAGLTAEMEKIISQFPGVNMIFTQPIEMRMNEMESGIRSDIGIKIYGDDFDELLRLADEVQRILLDVEGVSDISVDQITGQPELDITVDQARTARYGVASREVLDFVEAIGGIRVGEVFEGQRVFPLVVRLPETFRQDVSAIESVRVPTEGGVAVPLSAMASVDQTEGASTINREWGRRLIRVQCNVVGRDPASFVAEAQEAINTSVALPEGYVIEWGGQFENLERAKLRLAIVVPAVLLLIFFMLYFSMKNLRDVLIIYTGIPFAAVGAIFALWLRDIPFSVSAAVGFIALSGIAVLNGQILIEAIRENRRQGFDKQSSIIEAAKTRLRPVLATAITDAAGFIPMAVSTGVGSEVQRPLATVVIGGIITSTLLTLLVLPTMSYLLTGPDSKAQVRSNDDA; translated from the coding sequence ATGCTCGCCCGACTCATCGAGTTTTCACTTAAGAACCGCATCCTGGTGATGCTGCTGTTCGCGATCGCCTGCGCCGCCGGGATTTACCGGCTGGTGCAGCTCCCGGTCGATGCCTTCCCCGACACCACGCCGGTGCAGGTGCAGATCAACACCATCGCCCCGGCGCTCAGCCCCGAAGAGATCGAGCAGCAGATCACGCTGCCGGTGGAGCTGTCGATCGGCGGTCTGCCCGGCCTGCAAAATGTTCGATCGGTCTCCAAGTTCGGCTTCTCGCAGGTGGTCGCCACTTTCGACGACGACACCGAGATCATCGACGCCCGGCAGTACGTCACCGAGCGGCTCTCGACCGTCGAGCTGCCCGAGGGGGTCGGACGCCCCGAGTTGGGGCCGATCGCGACCGGTCTGGGGGAGGTCTTCCACTACACCATCAGCTCCGATGACCCCGACCGCTCGATCGAGGAGCTGCGGACGATCCACGATTGGGTGATCAAGCCGGAGTTGCGGAAGGTCCCCGGCGTGGCGGAGGTCAACTCCTGGGGCGGGCACGAGCGGCAGTACCACGTCGTCATCAATCCCGAAGCCCTCATCAAGTACGGCTTCACGATGGACCAAGTGCTTGAAGCCCTGCGCCGCAACAACGCGAACGTCGGCGGCGGCCAGCTCGTCACGTCGGGCGAGGCCCGGATCGTGCGAGGCGTCGGCCGGGTTTCGAGTATCGAGCAGATAGAGAACATCGTCGTGGCCTCAAACGACGGCACGCCGGTGCTGATCCGCGACGTGGCGAGCGTCGAGATCGGCAGCGAAATCCGCCGCGGGGCGGTCTCGGCATCCGGCGAGGGCGAAGTGGTGCTCGGCCTGGCGTTCATGCTGATGGGCGAGAACAGTCAGGAGGTCACCGAGCAGCTCCGGGAGCGGCTCGATTCACTCGAACCGTCGCTACCCGACGACGTGAAGGTCGAGGTCGTCTACGACCGCACCACACTCGTGGACAAGGTGATCGAGACGGTTAAGCACAACCTGGTCATCGGAGCGGCGTTGGTGGTGCTCACGCTGCTGTTCTTGCTGGGCAACATCCGGGCGGGGATTCTGGTCGCCGTGGCGATCCCGATCTCGGCGCTGTTTGCCGTCCAGGGCATGCACGAATTCGCCATTGCCGCGAGCCTGCTCAGCCTGGGCGCGATCGACTTCGGCATCCTCGTCGACGGGTCGGTGGTGATGACCGAGGCCAACCTCCGGGGCCTCAAAAAGCGGCAGCGCGAGCTGGGACGCAAGCTCACGAGCGACGAACGTCTCCAGTCGATCGCCGAGTCGAGCGCCCATGTGGTCCGGCCCATCGTTTTCGGGATGGCGATCATCGCGTTGGTCTTCGTGCCCGTACTCACCCTGGAGGGCACCGAGGGCAAGCTGTTTCGGCCGATGGCCTGGACGTTCATCTTTGCCCTGGCGGGCGCACTGCTGATCGCGGTCTTCCTGTCGCCGGTACTGTCGTACTACTTTCTGCCGAGGCGGACCAAGCCCAAAGAAGGACCGATCAGCCGGGCGATGAGCGGCTCCTACGGGTGGCTCGTCGGCAAGGCCCTGCGCCTTCGGTGGCTCATACTGATCCTGGTCGTCGGCCTGCTCAGCGTCGCGGGCTACCGCAGCACCCAGATGGGCGGCGAGTTTGTCCCGAAACTGAGCGAGGGGTCGATCACGATCAACACCATCCGCCTGGCGGGCGTCTCGATCGAGGAATCGGTCCGCTACAACACACGCATCGAGCAGGTCCTCTTGGAGGAGTTCCCCGACGAGATCGAGCACGTCTGGAGCCGGATCGGCACGGCCGAGGTGGCGACCGATCCGATGGGGATCGAGCTGACCGACATTTTCATGACCCTCAAGCCGCGTTCGGAGTGGACCCGCGCGACCACGCAAGCCGGGCTAACCGCCGAGATGGAGAAGATCATCTCGCAGTTCCCCGGCGTGAACATGATCTTCACCCAGCCGATCGAGATGCGGATGAACGAGATGGAGTCCGGCATCCGCTCAGATATCGGCATCAAAATCTACGGCGACGATTTCGATGAGCTGCTCCGCCTGGCCGACGAGGTGCAACGCATCCTCCTCGACGTGGAAGGGGTCTCGGATATCTCGGTGGACCAGATCACCGGCCAGCCCGAGCTGGACATCACGGTCGATCAGGCCCGCACCGCCCGCTACGGCGTCGCGTCACGCGAGGTGCTCGATTTTGTCGAGGCGATCGGTGGGATTCGGGTAGGCGAGGTGTTTGAGGGGCAGCGGGTTTTCCCGTTGGTCGTGCGCCTCCCGGAGACCTTCCGGCAGGATGTGTCGGCCATCGAATCGGTCCGCGTTCCGACGGAAGGCGGCGTGGCGGTGCCGCTCTCGGCGATGGCTTCGGTGGACCAGACCGAGGGCGCGTCCACCATCAACCGGGAGTGGGGGCGACGCCTGATCCGGGTGCAGTGCAACGTCGTCGGCCGCGACCCCGCCTCGTTCGTTGCCGAAGCCCAGGAAGCGATCAACACCAGTGTGGCGTTGCCCGAGGGCTACGTCATCGAGTGGGGCGGCCAGTTCGAGAACCTGGAGCGGGCCAAGCTCCGCCTGGCCATCGTGGTGCCGGCCGTGCTGCTGCTGATCTTCTTCATGCTGTATTTCAGCATGAAGAACCTGCGGGACGTGCTCATCATCTACACCGGCATCCCGTTTGCGGCGGTGGGTGCGATTTTCGCATTGTGGTTACGTGACATCCCATTCAGCGTCAGCGCCGCCGTGGGTTTCATCGCCCTGTCAGGTATCGCGGTGCTCAATGGCCAGATCCTGATTGAGGCCATCCGTGAGAATCGACGGCAGGGTTTCGACAAACAGAGCTCAATCATTGAAGCCGCCAAGACCCGACTCCGCCCGGTTCTGGCTACGGCTATCACCGACGCGGCCGGCTTCATCCCAATGGCAGTTTCAACCGGGGTCGGCAGCGAGGTGCAACGCCCGCTCGCTACAGTGGTCATTGGCGGTATCATCACTTCGACCTTGCTCACGCTTCTAGTACTCCCGACAATGAGCTACCTGTTGACGGGACCTGATAGCAAGGCTCAAGTAAGAAGCAACGATGACGCATGA
- a CDS encoding cation diffusion facilitator family transporter: protein MTHDHSHHSTEGVSDTRLLWSFVINQLLTVAQVVAGFLSGSVALLSDAAHNFNDANALLIAYIARRVSRKDADHRYTFGYRRAELIGALINLTTLGVIGLALVYQAVMRFFEPVEIIGWLMAAAAGLAIVVDLGTALLLWSMSRGSLNVRAAFVHNLVDALGSVAVLLAAGLIIWLDWNWVDPVLTLVIAGYVLWQVFKMMPQAVRILMEGTPPDLDLDQLAEQVERIPGVETIHHLHVWQLDEEHRALEAHVVTPDGADAQWTQTKQQIKDLLQEEFDIHHSTLEHEPQTPIDKDCENAGLITPH from the coding sequence ATGACGCATGACCATAGCCACCACTCCACCGAAGGGGTCAGCGATACTCGTCTGCTCTGGTCCTTCGTCATCAACCAACTGCTGACCGTTGCCCAGGTCGTCGCCGGCTTCCTGTCCGGCAGCGTCGCCTTGCTCTCTGACGCCGCCCACAACTTCAACGACGCCAACGCGCTGCTCATCGCATACATCGCCCGACGGGTGTCCCGCAAGGACGCGGACCACCGCTACACCTTCGGCTACCGCCGTGCCGAACTCATCGGGGCGCTGATCAACCTCACCACGCTCGGCGTGATCGGGCTCGCTCTGGTCTATCAGGCGGTCATGCGCTTCTTCGAGCCGGTCGAAATCATCGGCTGGCTCATGGCCGCCGCCGCCGGGTTAGCGATCGTGGTCGACCTGGGCACCGCGCTGTTGCTGTGGTCCATGAGCCGCGGCTCCCTCAACGTCCGCGCCGCCTTCGTCCACAACCTTGTCGATGCGCTCGGCTCGGTCGCGGTCCTCCTCGCCGCCGGCCTCATCATCTGGCTCGACTGGAACTGGGTCGATCCAGTCCTCACCCTCGTCATCGCCGGGTATGTCCTCTGGCAGGTCTTCAAGATGATGCCCCAAGCCGTCCGCATCCTCATGGAAGGCACGCCCCCCGACCTCGACCTCGACCAACTCGCCGAGCAGGTCGAACGCATCCCCGGCGTCGAAACCATCCACCACCTCCACGTCTGGCAACTCGACGAGGAACACCGCGCACTCGAAGCACACGTCGTCACACCCGACGGGGCCGATGCGCAGTGGACACAGACAAAGCAGCAGATCAAAGACCTGCTGCAAGAAGAGTTTGATATCCACCACTCAACACTGGAACACGAGCCCCAAACACCGATCGACAAAGACTGCGAGAACGCGGGCCTGATCACCCCGCATTAG
- a CDS encoding MerR family transcriptional regulator, producing METTWTIGNLAKAAGLPVSTLRYYERIGLLVPGHRSKGNYRLYGAGDVERLGFIKEAQSIGFSLDDIRVLLGLERGTTAVCGEVVGMLEGRLAEVSEQMRRLRRVQKVLRSSLELCETSGDAGRCLLIAKLDSSAKKIESGA from the coding sequence ATGGAGACGACGTGGACGATTGGGAATCTGGCGAAGGCGGCGGGGCTGCCGGTCTCGACGCTGCGGTACTACGAGCGGATCGGGCTGCTCGTGCCGGGGCATCGGTCCAAGGGGAACTACCGACTGTACGGGGCGGGGGATGTCGAGCGGTTGGGGTTCATTAAAGAAGCGCAGTCGATCGGGTTCTCGCTGGACGATATCCGCGTGCTGCTGGGGCTGGAGCGGGGGACGACGGCGGTGTGTGGCGAGGTGGTGGGGATGCTGGAGGGTCGGCTGGCGGAGGTGTCGGAGCAGATGCGTCGGCTGCGGCGCGTGCAGAAGGTGCTGCGGTCGTCGCTGGAGCTTTGCGAGACGAGCGGCGACGCGGGCAGGTGCCTGCTGATCGCGAAGCTGGACTCGTCGGCGAAAAAAATAGAATCCGGGGCTTGA